A stretch of Corallococcus macrosporus DNA encodes these proteins:
- a CDS encoding TSUP family transporter, which translates to MDLDVSALKLVLLCVAALSAGFVDAIAGGGGLITLPALLTAGLPAHVALGTNKGQSVFGSGAALVRFARAGLVDGKLAKVTFPFGLMGAFGGAALVLLLKPEVLKPLVLVLLIAVAVFLAFRRTPPKRDGVEPSPRPRAQAIGALIALAIGTYDGFFGPGTGTFLIVAFSSLLGHGLARASADAKVVNFASNLASVTLFALRGVVLWKVALPMAAAQFTGAWLGAHVAVKGGDKLVRGVVLGVVAALVLKLGRDVWLGWAA; encoded by the coding sequence GTGGACCTGGACGTCAGCGCGTTGAAGCTGGTGCTGCTGTGTGTCGCCGCGCTGAGCGCGGGCTTCGTGGACGCCATCGCGGGGGGCGGCGGGCTCATCACCCTGCCGGCGCTCCTGACGGCGGGCCTGCCCGCGCACGTGGCGCTGGGCACCAACAAGGGGCAGTCCGTGTTCGGCTCGGGCGCGGCGCTGGTGCGCTTCGCGCGCGCGGGCCTCGTGGACGGCAAGCTGGCCAAGGTGACGTTCCCCTTCGGCCTGATGGGCGCGTTCGGCGGCGCGGCGCTGGTGCTGCTGCTCAAGCCGGAGGTGCTCAAGCCGCTGGTGCTGGTGCTGCTCATCGCGGTGGCGGTGTTCCTCGCCTTCCGCCGCACGCCGCCGAAGCGCGACGGCGTGGAGCCCTCGCCCCGGCCGCGCGCGCAGGCCATCGGCGCGCTCATCGCGCTGGCCATCGGCACCTATGACGGCTTCTTCGGCCCGGGCACGGGCACGTTCCTCATCGTGGCGTTCTCGTCGCTCCTGGGCCACGGGCTGGCGCGCGCGTCCGCGGACGCGAAGGTGGTGAACTTCGCCTCCAACCTGGCGTCGGTGACGCTGTTCGCGCTGCGCGGCGTGGTGCTGTGGAAGGTGGCGCTGCCCATGGCCGCGGCGCAGTTCACCGGCGCGTGGCTGGGCGCGCACGTGGCGGTGAAGGGCGGCGACAAGCTGGTGCGCGGGGTGGTGCTGGGCGTCGTGGCCGCGCTGGTGCTGAAGCTGGGGCGCGACGTGTGGCTGGGTTGGGCGGCCTGA
- a CDS encoding DnaJ domain-containing protein encodes MAEGEVRQYWVRNDRGTTWGPLTGPTIELLIDSGSIQGKLQVSTDGLQFAFPWRFPEVRDAFPRELWGDGAPASLVQSAPAAIVPPPPGPGAAPGPGAAPMAGPGAVPMAGPGVMRGPGPGAARPAVDAAGRPVAAARPPGPPVVAARPAGAPAGAPAATAARPAAPQTPQAPQAPADDGTNTVPPQGQLQQYPPMQLYGRIAAGEQTGLLTLGLPDRTLSIHFRKGSPEFVDSSHAEDALGVSLMGAKLLTAEQLQQAEGAKERFGGDLLAALFGLGLLQPATAFTQLSQRALGILGKALRAESGTFSFEARDLPAQKAMPLGNRWALLSDQVRRMPTADLKRRLTYVLPMPIMKSGGRVPSSDLRLTPHEVRALSFIDGVRSLGQLLQDVPQDAEHLLRVAFLLKELNGVSFAASRTQAAAPPPPGPTATAAPRPPGAAPGAPAAGPGARPMAGPGAPTAGPGAAGTPVAGPGARPMAGPGAPSAGPGATPMAGPGAPVAGPGATPMAGPGAPVAGPGARGASPGAPVAGPGAAPRPAGAPPTGAAPVAGPGAARPAAPAAGPGAAPRPPGTAPAGAAPTAGPGARPAPPVVAAPAASSSAPGSDELPALRQLAATMKGQNHFQRLGLTEQTDGSAVKIAYFRLAKLYHPDTLPPGAPVELEKLKAEVFAYIGDAYRALSDDKNRAAYLEDLKNGGADGGVDVQSILQAEELFQKSCILVKARKYPDAVKMLNEAIALNGEEPEFYAWRGYARFLAAPDKKAAQPEAFREIQAAIKRNERCAPAHYFLGVIAKLCGDAAGALKHFKRTVELQPDHIDAMREVRMASQKK; translated from the coding sequence ATGGCGGAGGGCGAGGTCCGGCAGTACTGGGTGCGGAACGATCGGGGCACCACGTGGGGGCCGCTGACGGGTCCGACCATCGAGCTGCTCATCGACAGCGGCTCCATCCAGGGCAAGCTCCAGGTCTCCACCGATGGTCTGCAGTTCGCCTTCCCGTGGCGCTTCCCGGAGGTGCGGGACGCGTTCCCCCGTGAGCTGTGGGGAGACGGCGCGCCCGCCTCGCTGGTGCAGTCCGCGCCCGCCGCCATCGTTCCTCCGCCGCCCGGCCCTGGCGCCGCGCCCGGTCCGGGAGCCGCGCCCATGGCCGGTCCGGGAGCCGTGCCCATGGCGGGCCCTGGCGTGATGCGGGGCCCCGGGCCCGGAGCCGCGCGGCCCGCCGTCGACGCGGCGGGGCGTCCGGTCGCCGCCGCCCGGCCTCCGGGACCTCCCGTCGTGGCGGCCCGTCCAGCGGGGGCTCCCGCCGGAGCGCCCGCGGCCACGGCGGCGCGTCCGGCCGCGCCCCAGACTCCCCAAGCTCCACAGGCTCCAGCGGATGACGGGACCAACACGGTGCCGCCGCAGGGGCAGCTCCAGCAGTACCCGCCCATGCAGCTGTACGGGCGCATCGCGGCGGGCGAGCAGACGGGCCTGCTGACGCTGGGGCTTCCGGACCGCACGCTGTCCATCCACTTCCGCAAGGGCAGTCCGGAGTTCGTGGACTCGTCGCACGCGGAGGACGCGCTGGGCGTGTCGCTGATGGGGGCGAAGCTCCTGACGGCGGAGCAGCTCCAGCAGGCGGAAGGCGCGAAGGAGCGCTTCGGGGGCGATCTGCTCGCGGCGCTGTTCGGCCTGGGGCTGCTCCAGCCGGCGACGGCGTTCACGCAGCTGTCGCAGCGGGCGCTGGGCATCCTGGGCAAGGCGCTGCGCGCGGAGTCCGGGACGTTCTCCTTCGAGGCGCGCGACCTGCCGGCGCAGAAGGCGATGCCGCTGGGCAACCGCTGGGCGCTGCTCAGCGACCAGGTGCGCCGCATGCCGACGGCGGACCTCAAGCGGCGGCTGACCTACGTGCTGCCCATGCCCATCATGAAGTCGGGTGGCCGGGTGCCCTCCAGCGACCTGCGCCTGACGCCGCACGAGGTGCGCGCGCTCTCCTTCATCGACGGGGTGCGGTCGCTGGGGCAGCTGCTCCAGGACGTGCCGCAGGACGCGGAGCACCTGCTGCGCGTGGCGTTCCTGTTGAAGGAGCTGAACGGAGTCTCGTTCGCGGCCTCGCGAACGCAGGCAGCGGCACCGCCCCCTCCGGGCCCCACGGCCACCGCCGCGCCCCGTCCCCCGGGTGCCGCGCCCGGTGCGCCCGCCGCGGGTCCCGGAGCCAGGCCCATGGCGGGTCCTGGAGCGCCCACTGCGGGCCCCGGTGCCGCAGGTACGCCCGTCGCCGGTCCTGGAGCCAGGCCCATGGCCGGTCCTGGAGCGCCTTCCGCAGGCCCGGGTGCCACGCCGATGGCCGGCCCAGGTGCACCTGTCGCAGGCCCGGGCGCCACGCCGATGGCCGGACCCGGTGCGCCCGTCGCGGGCCCGGGTGCGCGCGGAGCCAGCCCCGGTGCGCCCGTCGCGGGACCCGGTGCCGCCCCCCGGCCCGCCGGGGCTCCTCCCACGGGTGCCGCTCCCGTCGCGGGCCCCGGCGCCGCACGTCCCGCCGCTCCGGCAGCGGGCCCCGGTGCGGCTCCGCGCCCTCCGGGTACCGCCCCCGCCGGAGCCGCTCCCACGGCGGGCCCCGGTGCACGGCCCGCTCCGCCCGTCGTCGCCGCTCCAGCGGCCTCATCCTCCGCCCCCGGTTCGGACGAACTGCCCGCGCTGCGCCAGCTCGCCGCGACCATGAAGGGCCAGAACCACTTCCAGCGGCTCGGCCTCACCGAACAGACCGACGGCAGCGCGGTGAAGATCGCCTACTTCCGCCTGGCCAAGCTCTACCACCCGGACACCCTGCCCCCCGGCGCCCCGGTGGAGCTGGAGAAGCTCAAGGCGGAGGTCTTCGCGTACATCGGAGACGCCTACCGCGCCCTCTCCGACGACAAGAACCGCGCGGCCTACCTGGAGGACCTCAAGAACGGCGGCGCCGACGGCGGCGTGGACGTCCAGTCCATCCTCCAGGCCGAGGAGCTCTTCCAGAAGTCCTGCATCCTGGTGAAGGCCCGCAAGTACCCGGACGCCGTGAAGATGCTCAACGAGGCCATCGCCCTCAACGGCGAGGAGCCGGAGTTCTACGCCTGGCGGGGCTACGCGCGCTTCCTCGCCGCCCCCGACAAGAAGGCCGCCCAGCCGGAGGCCTTCCGCGAAATCCAGGCCGCCATCAAGCGCAACGAGCGCTGCGCCCCCGCCCACTACTTCCTGGGCGTCATCGCCAAGCTGTGCGGAGACGCCGCCGGGGCCCTCAAGCACTTCAAGCGGACGGTCGAGCTGCAGCCGGACCACATTGATGCGATGCGAGAGGTCCGCATGGCGTCGCAAAAGAAGTAG
- the yhbY gene encoding ribosome assembly RNA-binding protein YhbY, giving the protein MPLTGKERRHLRALGHHLEPVVIVGSSGVTEGVIAAVEQALNDHELIKVKINEGPEGRHEGADRIAEATGSELAQLLGRTALFFKRRKEKSRFEDVLKGPHDPRPAPKTDEDKKPRRR; this is encoded by the coding sequence ATGCCCCTCACCGGGAAAGAACGCCGCCACCTGCGGGCCCTCGGCCACCACCTGGAGCCGGTGGTCATCGTCGGCTCGTCCGGCGTCACCGAGGGCGTCATCGCCGCCGTCGAGCAGGCGCTGAACGACCACGAGCTCATCAAGGTGAAGATCAACGAAGGCCCGGAAGGCCGCCACGAAGGCGCCGACCGCATCGCCGAGGCCACCGGCTCCGAGCTCGCGCAGCTCCTGGGCCGCACCGCCCTCTTCTTCAAGCGCCGCAAGGAGAAGTCCCGCTTCGAGGACGTCCTCAAGGGTCCGCACGACCCCCGGCCGGCCCCCAAGACGGACGAAGACAAGAAGCCGCGCCGCCGCTAA
- a CDS encoding YfhO family protein: MDANPGAPIPDADPRRVDEARPGWRWMLGGLALVLPALFFFRATFTRDIFLAGDTLRAFYPMRAYWAARVSRGEFPDWFPYDGFGQSFPAIFISGVFHPTTLLHLVLPLGAAVKLTVLLCFPVALLGTVALLREWGVPRAGALFGALTFTFSGYLVCITNNPTYLLPASTVPAALWGVLCFVRRPSAARLTVGGVLLALVAFGGDAQAFAVTQALGVLIALTEPVTGTWARRVGACLLLVATGGLLAAPQLLPAAALVATGEPGARSLVEAQYFSLHPLRVGELLLGPFLTDPVGVRGIPEVVVQKLVRVGGFTRAWVDSLYVGTPACVLALAGAVASWRQRRTWVFVGAWLLLLALVLGSSLPVYGWVYRLLPLWRPFRYPEKLESFLVLGLAVGAGLGWRRCLAPGGAPRAVIVAGIGVAAFCAAVVLGEAVGGLWTRGWVLPHWPDAPAAAIEGLSNNVVRMAGTAAGLALLCAVLAWRPRLGVGLVVLQGAALFLENGPLYQVSPAEILETPPPFAERIRASAPPEEPVRVNTVVRGYGAPPLAGYEFKDRLSLGQVAVLAPDTSVFWDIESAGSYLPGRSTRLLRLMADTRRWSFDLAPRLSTPFTVARTRELTEGPPPGSRVLVEESLFGMTLLGHPQAPARIHLARPECVATFDEALKRMTAPQPPASGTVLVECPAPLPLEAASGTGGVRVTRESPEHFTVDLEAAAPSVLVINDAYLPGWTATLDGEPAPILAANVAVRAVAVPAGSHTVVMRYRTPGLVPGLWLGALTLGALGCAVVVSRRRLRS, translated from the coding sequence GTGGACGCGAACCCTGGCGCACCGATTCCCGATGCGGACCCCCGGCGGGTGGACGAAGCCCGCCCCGGCTGGCGCTGGATGCTCGGGGGGCTGGCGCTGGTGCTGCCTGCGCTCTTCTTCTTCCGGGCGACGTTCACGCGCGACATCTTCCTGGCGGGCGACACGCTGCGCGCCTTCTACCCGATGCGGGCCTACTGGGCCGCGCGCGTGTCGCGGGGCGAGTTCCCCGACTGGTTCCCCTACGACGGCTTCGGGCAGTCGTTCCCCGCCATCTTCATCTCCGGCGTGTTCCACCCCACGACGCTGCTGCACCTGGTGCTGCCCCTGGGCGCGGCGGTGAAGCTCACCGTGCTGCTGTGCTTCCCGGTCGCGCTGCTGGGCACGGTGGCGCTCCTGCGCGAGTGGGGCGTCCCCCGCGCGGGCGCGCTGTTCGGGGCGCTGACGTTCACCTTCAGCGGCTACCTGGTCTGCATCACGAACAACCCCACGTACCTGCTGCCCGCGAGCACCGTCCCCGCCGCGCTGTGGGGCGTGCTGTGCTTCGTGCGGCGACCCTCGGCGGCCCGGCTGACGGTGGGTGGGGTGCTGCTGGCGCTGGTCGCGTTCGGTGGGGATGCGCAGGCGTTCGCCGTCACGCAGGCGCTGGGTGTGCTGATCGCGCTGACGGAGCCCGTGACGGGGACGTGGGCGCGGCGCGTGGGGGCGTGCCTGCTGCTGGTGGCGACGGGCGGGCTGCTGGCCGCGCCTCAGTTGCTGCCCGCCGCGGCGCTGGTGGCGACGGGCGAGCCCGGGGCCCGGTCGCTCGTGGAGGCGCAGTACTTCTCCCTGCACCCGCTGCGGGTGGGGGAGCTGCTGCTGGGGCCGTTCCTGACGGATCCGGTCGGCGTGCGCGGCATCCCAGAGGTCGTCGTGCAGAAGCTCGTCCGCGTGGGGGGCTTCACACGCGCGTGGGTGGACTCGCTCTACGTGGGGACGCCCGCGTGCGTGCTGGCGCTGGCGGGCGCGGTTGCTTCGTGGCGGCAGCGGCGCACCTGGGTGTTCGTCGGCGCGTGGCTGTTGCTGCTGGCGCTGGTGCTCGGGTCGTCGCTGCCTGTGTATGGCTGGGTGTACCGGCTGCTGCCGCTGTGGCGGCCCTTCCGCTACCCGGAGAAGCTGGAGTCGTTCCTGGTGCTGGGGCTCGCGGTGGGGGCGGGGCTGGGCTGGCGGCGGTGTCTGGCGCCCGGGGGCGCTCCCCGCGCGGTCATCGTCGCGGGCATTGGCGTGGCGGCCTTCTGTGCGGCGGTCGTGCTGGGCGAAGCGGTGGGCGGGTTGTGGACGCGCGGCTGGGTGTTGCCGCACTGGCCGGACGCTCCCGCCGCGGCCATCGAGGGCCTGTCGAACAACGTGGTCCGCATGGCCGGAACGGCGGCGGGGCTCGCGTTGCTGTGCGCGGTCCTGGCGTGGCGTCCCCGGCTGGGCGTGGGGCTGGTGGTGCTCCAGGGCGCGGCGCTCTTCCTGGAGAACGGGCCGCTCTACCAGGTGTCCCCGGCGGAGATACTGGAGACGCCGCCTCCGTTCGCGGAGCGGATCCGCGCGTCCGCGCCACCGGAGGAGCCGGTGCGGGTGAACACGGTGGTGCGGGGCTACGGCGCGCCGCCCCTGGCCGGCTACGAGTTCAAGGACCGGCTGAGCCTGGGACAGGTGGCGGTGCTTGCGCCGGACACGTCGGTGTTCTGGGACATCGAGAGCGCGGGCAGCTACCTGCCGGGGCGGAGCACGCGCCTGCTGCGGTTGATGGCCGATACACGGCGCTGGTCGTTCGACCTGGCCCCGCGCCTGTCCACGCCCTTCACGGTGGCGCGCACCCGGGAGCTGACCGAGGGGCCGCCTCCTGGCTCACGCGTGCTGGTGGAGGAGTCGCTGTTCGGGATGACGCTGCTCGGGCATCCGCAGGCACCCGCGCGGATCCACCTGGCCCGGCCGGAGTGCGTGGCGACGTTCGATGAGGCGTTGAAGCGGATGACAGCGCCCCAGCCGCCAGCGTCCGGCACCGTCCTCGTGGAGTGCCCTGCGCCGTTGCCGCTGGAGGCCGCGTCCGGCACCGGGGGCGTGCGTGTGACACGCGAATCGCCGGAGCACTTCACGGTGGACCTGGAGGCCGCCGCGCCCTCGGTGCTGGTGATCAACGACGCGTACCTGCCCGGCTGGACCGCGACGCTGGATGGCGAGCCCGCGCCCATCCTCGCCGCCAACGTGGCGGTGCGCGCGGTGGCGGTGCCGGCGGGGAGCCATACGGTGGTGATGCGCTACCGCACGCCGGGGCTCGTTCCCGGGCTGTGGCTGGGGGCGCTCACGCTGGGCGCGCTGGGCTGCGCGGTGGTCGTGTCGCGGCGTCGGCTCCGGAGCTGA
- a CDS encoding alpha/beta fold hydrolase: MLARTWRGVTKAEDADAYLTYLHQTGLTHYRRTPGNLAAYCLRKVADGRAEFLLVTLWESMDAVKRFAGDTPERAIFFPEDDRYLIDRDLHVTHYEVPFAQGQAFEPERVRFDDFRVAGPAGDLRLVDTGGGGKTLPVVFVHGLAGTAGHWQAQLEHLARSGRRGIALELRGHGGSTYPEPEDFTLESLTGDIAAVVRALGLRRFVLVGHSISGGVALAYAGENPRQVAGLFLVDPMTDSRGYPEEQVAAYIASLDAPDVAQAVRQDWAQMAGERADVRERLLADLDATPLSAVTAVQRSSLRFDLTAALARYPGPKFSLVAPDNDTPRSIHRLGEGVAHQVVEGAGHWIQLDHPDAVNAALDAFLTKSAPA, from the coding sequence ATGCTCGCACGCACCTGGCGCGGGGTGACGAAGGCAGAGGACGCCGACGCCTACCTCACCTATCTCCACCAGACGGGCCTCACGCACTACCGGCGCACGCCAGGCAACCTGGCCGCGTACTGCCTGCGCAAGGTGGCGGACGGGCGCGCGGAGTTCCTCCTCGTCACCCTCTGGGAGTCGATGGACGCGGTGAAGCGCTTCGCGGGCGACACGCCGGAGCGCGCCATCTTCTTCCCGGAGGACGACCGCTACCTCATCGACCGGGACCTGCACGTCACCCACTACGAGGTCCCCTTCGCGCAAGGCCAGGCCTTCGAACCCGAGCGCGTCCGCTTCGACGACTTCCGCGTGGCGGGGCCCGCGGGGGACCTGCGGCTGGTGGACACCGGCGGCGGAGGCAAGACGCTGCCCGTCGTCTTCGTGCACGGACTCGCGGGCACTGCGGGCCACTGGCAGGCGCAACTGGAGCACCTGGCCCGCTCGGGCCGCCGGGGCATCGCGCTGGAGCTGCGCGGCCACGGCGGCTCCACGTACCCGGAGCCGGAGGACTTCACGCTGGAGTCGCTGACAGGCGACATCGCCGCGGTCGTGCGGGCGCTGGGGCTGCGGCGCTTCGTGCTGGTGGGGCACAGCATCAGCGGGGGCGTGGCGCTGGCGTATGCGGGGGAGAATCCCCGGCAGGTGGCGGGGCTGTTCCTGGTGGATCCGATGACGGACTCGCGCGGGTATCCCGAGGAGCAGGTGGCCGCGTACATCGCCTCGCTGGACGCGCCGGACGTGGCGCAGGCGGTGCGGCAGGACTGGGCGCAGATGGCGGGGGAGCGCGCGGACGTGCGCGAGCGGCTGCTGGCGGACCTGGACGCCACGCCCCTGTCGGCCGTGACGGCGGTGCAGCGCTCCAGCCTGCGCTTTGATTTGACGGCCGCGCTCGCGCGCTACCCGGGGCCGAAGTTCTCGCTCGTCGCGCCGGACAACGACACGCCGCGGAGCATCCACCGGCTGGGAGAAGGCGTGGCGCACCAGGTGGTGGAGGGCGCGGGCCACTGGATCCAGTTGGACCATCCGGACGCGGTCAACGCCGCGCTGGACGCGTTCCTCACGAAGTCAGCACCAGCTTGA
- a CDS encoding metallophosphoesterase: MPLSPFSLLIALGAVLGHLYLFRRLVWNLTPRRGVRLFAALVLGFMTGVLVARRYLQRTLPEGPGDVVELVSYSWMGVALCLVLALAGLDLGRAVFALGRRLRPAPAASSAPSVDAERRRFLSQATAGGALALGGGLAGYGSWRAFTAPEVTELVVRIPKLPRSLEGFSIVQLTDLHVGPFIQRRFMDELVRRANALKPDLVAITGDLVDGTVPRLGGFVAALGNLQARYGRFFVTGNHDYSSGAEAWVAHLDSLGIPSLRNRHVRIGDAGGAFDLVGVDDWHGGRRLGQKGYDLEQALAGRDPERATVLLAHQPANFKVAAEQGVDLQISGHTHGGQLFPMTALIGLSWEHSAGHYRHGDSHIYVSRGCGFWGPPMRLGSPPELVKLVLTS; the protein is encoded by the coding sequence ATGCCGTTGTCTCCGTTTTCGCTCCTCATCGCGCTGGGTGCCGTGCTCGGGCACCTGTACCTGTTCCGGCGGCTTGTCTGGAACCTCACGCCCCGCCGTGGGGTCCGGCTCTTCGCCGCGCTGGTGCTGGGCTTCATGACGGGGGTGCTCGTGGCCCGGCGGTACCTGCAACGCACGCTTCCGGAAGGCCCTGGCGACGTGGTGGAGCTGGTGTCCTATTCGTGGATGGGCGTGGCGCTGTGCCTGGTGCTCGCGCTCGCGGGGCTCGACCTGGGCCGGGCTGTGTTCGCGCTGGGACGCCGGCTCCGGCCTGCTCCCGCCGCGTCCTCCGCCCCTTCCGTGGATGCCGAGCGGCGGCGGTTCCTGTCGCAGGCGACCGCGGGTGGGGCGCTCGCGCTGGGTGGGGGCTTGGCGGGGTATGGGAGCTGGCGCGCGTTCACCGCTCCGGAGGTCACGGAGCTGGTGGTCCGCATTCCGAAGCTGCCCCGTTCACTGGAGGGCTTCAGCATCGTGCAGCTCACCGACCTGCACGTGGGCCCCTTCATCCAGCGGCGCTTCATGGACGAGTTGGTGCGGCGGGCCAATGCGCTCAAGCCGGACCTCGTCGCCATCACCGGCGACCTGGTGGATGGCACCGTGCCCCGGCTGGGCGGCTTCGTCGCGGCGCTCGGCAACCTTCAGGCTCGCTACGGGCGCTTCTTCGTCACCGGCAACCATGACTACTCGTCCGGCGCGGAGGCGTGGGTGGCCCACCTGGACTCGCTGGGCATTCCCTCGCTGCGCAACCGGCACGTGCGCATCGGAGACGCGGGCGGCGCGTTCGACCTGGTGGGCGTGGATGACTGGCACGGCGGCCGGCGCCTGGGACAGAAGGGCTATGACCTGGAGCAGGCGCTCGCGGGCCGTGACCCCGAGCGCGCCACGGTGCTGCTCGCGCACCAGCCCGCCAACTTCAAGGTGGCCGCGGAGCAGGGCGTGGACCTCCAGATTTCCGGCCACACCCACGGCGGCCAGCTCTTCCCCATGACGGCGCTCATCGGGCTGAGCTGGGAGCACTCCGCCGGCCACTACCGGCACGGCGACTCGCACATCTACGTCAGCCGGGGCTGCGGCTTCTGGGGACCCCCCATGCGGCTGGGCAGTCCCCCGGAGCTGGTCAAGCTGGTGCTGACTTCGTGA
- a CDS encoding Uma2 family endonuclease gives MEKKPATTADLDALPETKVGEIINGELYVSPLLTPRDSFFAFYVLVELIQFFDKGMRGTGGWLIVRKGEVNIGGDILVPDLLGWRRERAPRLSEPDPFIPTPDWVGEVLTPETEGLDRELKMPLYARAGIPHVWFLKRKSRMLELFQLDAGRYVQRAIPLDSEPVRVEPFEALALDCSYLWTRVG, from the coding sequence ATGGAGAAGAAGCCCGCGACCACTGCGGATCTGGATGCCCTGCCTGAAACCAAGGTGGGCGAGATCATCAACGGAGAGCTGTACGTGAGCCCCCTGCTCACGCCACGGGACTCCTTCTTTGCGTTCTACGTGTTGGTGGAACTCATTCAGTTCTTCGACAAGGGAATGCGAGGGACTGGTGGTTGGCTCATCGTGCGAAAGGGCGAAGTGAACATTGGCGGCGACATCCTGGTTCCCGACCTTCTTGGATGGCGACGGGAGCGTGCGCCAAGGCTCTCAGAGCCTGATCCCTTCATTCCAACGCCTGATTGGGTGGGTGAGGTGCTGACGCCTGAAACGGAGGGACTTGATCGCGAACTGAAGATGCCTCTGTACGCGCGCGCGGGAATTCCGCACGTCTGGTTCCTCAAGAGGAAGTCCCGGATGCTGGAGTTGTTCCAACTCGATGCGGGACGCTATGTACAAAGGGCCATCCCCCTGGACTCTGAACCCGTGCGGGTCGAGCCCTTCGAAGCCTTGGCCCTGGATTGCTCCTATCTCTGGACGCGAGTGGGCTGA
- a CDS encoding Uma2 family endonuclease, producing MGKKPATYADLEALPDHVVGELVAGELYASPRPAARHASAAIRLSSKLVGAFEWGSGGPGGWLFLGEQELHLHQDVLVPDVAGWRLERMPDVPDTVAVSLAPDWVCEVLSPSTWKLDREVKMPVYAREGVRHVWLMDPRTRTLEVFSLRDGRYEALLTHVGSAPVRAEPFDAVELDLALIWGRTES from the coding sequence ATGGGAAAGAAGCCCGCGACCTATGCGGACCTGGAGGCGCTTCCCGACCATGTCGTGGGGGAGCTCGTCGCGGGCGAGCTGTATGCAAGCCCACGGCCGGCAGCGCGGCATGCATCCGCTGCCATTCGGCTCAGCAGCAAGCTTGTAGGGGCTTTCGAGTGGGGAAGTGGCGGACCCGGTGGATGGCTGTTCCTGGGCGAGCAGGAGCTGCACCTCCATCAGGATGTCCTGGTTCCAGATGTCGCCGGATGGAGGTTGGAGCGGATGCCCGACGTTCCTGACACTGTGGCGGTATCGCTCGCGCCGGACTGGGTCTGCGAGGTGTTGTCCCCGTCCACCTGGAAGCTGGATCGCGAGGTGAAAATGCCGGTGTACGCGCGCGAGGGCGTGCGGCACGTATGGTTGATGGATCCGCGGACGCGCACGCTGGAGGTGTTCAGCCTGCGGGACGGAAGGTACGAGGCACTGCTTACGCATGTTGGGTCTGCTCCCGTGCGGGCGGAGCCCTTCGACGCGGTGGAGCTGGATCTCGCGCTCATCTGGGGACGCACGGAGAGCTGA
- a CDS encoding NADP-dependent oxidoreductase, with product MATPLQGREIHLKSRPHGEPTPDNFEFVTVTVPEPAEGQVLVRNHFMSVDPYMRGRMNDAKSYVPPFKLGEVMDGGAVGQVLRSRSPDFKEGDFVVGTGGWREYTVAPAKHYQKADPSVGPLSAYLGVLGMPGMTAYVGLLDLGRPKAGDTVFVSAAAGAVGGVVGQIARIKGCRVVGSVGSDAKVKHLRDDLKFDAGLNYKSAPIAESLAKACPDGIDVYFDNVGGDHLEAAIGLMNNHGRIVLCGSISGYNATTPAPGPRNLFLAVGKRLTLQGFIVMDHGDRRADFLRDVGQWLREGKVSDVATVVDGLDQAPGAFIGLLRGDNTGKMLVRLAKDA from the coding sequence ATGGCCACGCCGCTCCAGGGTCGCGAAATCCACCTGAAGTCCCGCCCGCACGGTGAACCCACGCCGGACAACTTCGAGTTCGTCACCGTCACCGTCCCGGAGCCCGCCGAGGGACAGGTCCTCGTGCGCAACCACTTCATGTCCGTGGATCCGTACATGCGCGGCCGCATGAACGACGCGAAGTCCTACGTCCCGCCCTTCAAGCTGGGCGAGGTCATGGACGGCGGCGCCGTGGGCCAGGTCCTCCGCTCGCGCTCACCCGACTTCAAGGAAGGGGACTTCGTCGTCGGCACCGGCGGCTGGCGCGAGTACACCGTCGCCCCCGCGAAGCACTACCAGAAGGCCGACCCGTCCGTGGGCCCGCTCTCCGCGTACCTCGGCGTGCTCGGCATGCCGGGGATGACCGCGTACGTGGGCCTGCTCGACCTTGGCAGGCCGAAGGCCGGCGACACCGTCTTCGTGTCCGCCGCGGCCGGAGCCGTGGGCGGCGTCGTGGGACAGATTGCCCGCATCAAGGGCTGCCGCGTGGTGGGCAGCGTCGGCTCGGACGCGAAGGTGAAGCACCTGCGTGACGACCTGAAGTTCGACGCTGGCCTCAACTACAAGTCCGCCCCCATCGCCGAGTCCCTGGCGAAGGCCTGCCCGGACGGCATCGACGTGTACTTCGACAACGTGGGCGGCGACCACCTGGAGGCCGCCATCGGCCTGATGAACAACCACGGCCGCATCGTCCTGTGCGGCTCCATCTCCGGGTACAACGCCACCACCCCCGCGCCCGGCCCGCGCAACCTGTTCCTCGCCGTGGGCAAGCGCCTCACCCTCCAGGGCTTCATCGTCATGGACCACGGGGACCGCCGCGCGGACTTCCTGCGCGACGTGGGCCAGTGGCTGCGCGAGGGCAAGGTGTCGGACGTGGCCACCGTGGTGGACGGCCTGGACCAGGCCCCCGGCGCGTTCATCGGCCTGCTGCGCGGGGACAACACCGGCAAGATGCTGGTGCGGCTGGCGAAGGACGCCTGA